The following are encoded in a window of Lacinutrix sp. WUR7 genomic DNA:
- a CDS encoding DEAD/DEAH box helicase, producing MSFKDLQLNKPLLRAIADAGYDNPTLVQEKTIPFVLDRKDVICSAQTGTGKTAAFALPILQLLYDKQEGSKKGKKIRALIVSPTRELASQIQENFKTYAKNTNLTSTVIYGGTSIEPQKDVLKKGVDILIATPGRLLDLHKQDCLNLDYVETLVLDEADLMLDMGFIDDVKKVERLCPEGKQILLFSATIPFKVEQLANTILNAPERIAITPTSSAAKNVSQVLYYVPKKDKIELCLHLLRKTIKGNILIFRRTKYGVDKLEKTLLNNDFKVETIHGDKDQNLRQDALKKFKNGYVNILVATDVAARGIDINELDAVINFDLPNVPETYVHRIGRTGRAGNFGTAYSLVSADEKAYVKSIQQLINVQIPVEEDHPYPLDPKAQAVRHTSKKTGSKHKKGRKSEASKKKKKRWY from the coding sequence ATGTCATTTAAAGACTTACAACTAAACAAACCTTTGCTACGTGCTATTGCAGATGCTGGTTACGACAATCCTACCTTAGTACAAGAAAAAACAATTCCTTTTGTACTAGACAGAAAAGATGTTATTTGTTCTGCGCAAACAGGAACTGGTAAAACGGCAGCATTTGCTTTGCCAATTTTACAATTGTTATACGACAAGCAAGAAGGATCTAAAAAAGGAAAAAAGATTCGTGCGTTAATAGTAAGTCCGACTAGAGAATTAGCTTCTCAAATACAGGAAAACTTTAAAACCTATGCCAAAAACACTAATTTAACAAGTACGGTTATTTATGGTGGAACAAGTATAGAACCACAAAAAGACGTATTAAAAAAGGGGGTTGATATTTTAATTGCTACGCCTGGACGTTTGTTAGATTTACACAAACAAGATTGTTTGAATCTGGATTATGTGGAAACTTTGGTTTTAGATGAAGCAGATCTTATGTTGGACATGGGATTTATTGATGATGTAAAAAAAGTAGAACGCCTTTGTCCGGAAGGGAAACAGATTTTATTGTTTTCGGCAACCATCCCTTTTAAAGTAGAACAACTTGCAAATACGATTTTAAATGCGCCAGAACGTATTGCTATTACGCCAACTTCTTCTGCTGCAAAAAATGTTAGTCAGGTGTTGTATTACGTACCAAAAAAGGATAAAATTGAATTGTGTTTACACTTACTTCGTAAAACAATAAAAGGAAATATTCTAATTTTCAGACGTACCAAATATGGTGTCGATAAGTTAGAAAAAACGCTTTTGAATAATGACTTTAAAGTAGAAACTATTCATGGTGATAAAGACCAAAACTTACGTCAAGATGCGCTTAAAAAGTTCAAGAATGGCTATGTAAATATATTGGTTGCTACCGATGTTGCTGCTCGTGGAATTGATATTAACGAGTTGGACGCGGTTATTAATTTCGATTTACCAAACGTACCAGAAACGTATGTACATAGAATTGGAAGAACTGGTCGTGCTGGTAATTTTGGAACAGCGTACTCTTTAGTTTCTGCGGATGAAAAAGCCTATGTTAAAAGCATTCAGCAATTAATTAACGTACAGATTCCAGTGGAAGAAGACCATCCGTATCCTTTAGATCCTAAAGCACAAGCGGTGAGACATACTTCTAAAAAAACAGGAAGTAAGCATAAAAAAGGTCGTAAAAGTGAAGCTTCAAAAAAGAAAAAGAAGCGTTGGTATTAG